One candidate division Zixibacteria bacterium HGW-Zixibacteria-1 genomic region harbors:
- a CDS encoding pantothenate kinase translates to MSRGKEYIRAMLLAIDIGNSNTVVGAFDNGNLINHFRLASNHSFTIDECGFFVMGLLEKLNLKPAQVDRVIISSVVPRLTPVFKEMSKKYLSVEPLMVSCNLKLPIKIAYDDPNAVGADRIANAVAGFVKFGGPIIIVDYGTTTNFDVINDLGVYLGGAIAPGPETSAQELANRAARLFEVTVEKPRSAVGRNTADSIKSGLFHGTVGQVDHIIRLIRDELGGDARVIATGGLAEQFVQYSQFIEASYPALTLEGLKIIADHQSSE, encoded by the coding sequence ATGAGCCGGGGAAAGGAATATATTCGCGCTATGCTACTGGCCATAGACATAGGTAATTCCAATACGGTTGTCGGCGCCTTCGATAACGGCAATCTGATCAATCATTTCCGGCTGGCTTCGAACCACAGTTTCACCATCGACGAATGCGGTTTTTTCGTGATGGGCCTGCTGGAGAAGCTGAATCTGAAACCGGCGCAGGTTGATCGGGTGATTATCTCATCGGTGGTCCCGCGTCTGACACCGGTGTTTAAGGAAATGTCGAAAAAATATTTGTCGGTCGAGCCTCTTATGGTATCATGTAATCTCAAGCTGCCGATTAAGATAGCTTATGATGACCCGAATGCGGTCGGGGCCGATCGCATTGCCAATGCGGTGGCCGGATTTGTCAAATTCGGCGGGCCGATTATTATTGTCGATTACGGGACAACGACCAATTTCGATGTTATCAATGATTTGGGAGTATATCTGGGCGGAGCTATTGCGCCGGGGCCGGAAACTTCGGCCCAGGAACTGGCCAACCGGGCGGCGCGATTATTTGAAGTTACGGTCGAAAAACCCCGATCGGCAGTGGGGAGAAATACCGCCGATTCGATCAAATCGGGGCTGTTTCATGGCACGGTGGGGCAGGTTGACCACATTATTCGGCTTATTCGCGATGAATTGGGCGGGGATGCCCGCGTCATTGCCACCGGCGGCCTGGCCGAGCAGTTCGTGCAATATTCCCAGTTTATTGAGGCCTCATATCCGGCCCTGACGCTTGAAGGACTAAAAATAATCGCCGACCACCAATCTTCGGAATAA
- a CDS encoding co-chaperone GroES, producing MNVKPLADRVLVKPNEATEVKKGGIIIPDTAKEKPQEGTIIEVGPGRTEDGKIIPIAVKKGDRVLYGKYSGTEISIEGQELLFIRESDILAIVG from the coding sequence ATGAACGTAAAACCGTTAGCTGACCGTGTTCTGGTAAAACCGAATGAGGCGACAGAGGTCAAAAAGGGCGGGATCATCATTCCCGATACTGCCAAGGAAAAACCGCAGGAAGGTACCATTATCGAAGTCGGCCCGGGCCGCACCGAAGATGGAAAGATAATTCCGATTGCCGTGAAGAAGGGTGATCGTGTGCTTTATGGAAAATATTCCGGCACCGAAATTTCAATCGAGGGCCAGGAATTATTGTTTATTCGTGAATCCGATATTCTGGCCATTGTCGGTTAA
- the groL gene encoding chaperonin GroEL encodes MAKLIEYDAAAREKLKVGIDKLANAVKVTLGPKGRNVILDKKFGTPTVTKDGVTVAKEIELEDHFENMGAQMVKEVASKTSDVAGDGTTTATVLAQAIYREGIKAVTAGINPMAIKCGIDGAVVHLVKEIKKLSQPVAGDVEKIRQVGTISANSDTEIGNKIAEAMGKVGNDGVITVEESRTIETTLEVVEGMQFDRGYVSPYFVTDPDNMEAVLEDPVILIHDKKISTMKDLLPILEKVAQMSRPLLIISEDIESEALATLVVNKLRGTIKVAAVKAPGFGDRRKEMLGDISILTGGKVISEELGFKLENTVVSDLGSAKKVTIDKEKTTIVEGGGNTNDIKARIGQIRKQIEDTTSDYDREKLQERLAKLAGGVAVINVGAATETEMKEKKARVEDALHATRAAVEEGIVPGGGVAFLRVMDSLNSLKFSTDEMVGVNIICRALEEPIRMIASNAGVEGSIVVDKVKREKGAFGYNAETDVYEDLIKAGVIDPTKVTRTALENAASISGLLLTTQAIITDKPEDEKASAMPGGGMPGGMGGMY; translated from the coding sequence ATGGCAAAACTAATAGAATATGATGCGGCAGCCCGTGAAAAGCTTAAAGTGGGTATCGATAAACTGGCCAATGCGGTCAAGGTCACCCTTGGTCCCAAAGGCCGCAATGTCATTCTTGACAAGAAATTCGGTACACCGACCGTAACCAAGGACGGTGTCACGGTGGCCAAGGAAATCGAGCTGGAAGATCATTTCGAAAACATGGGCGCTCAAATGGTCAAGGAAGTTGCTTCCAAGACATCCGATGTCGCCGGTGACGGCACCACGACCGCGACAGTTCTGGCTCAGGCCATTTACCGCGAAGGTATCAAGGCTGTTACGGCCGGTATTAATCCGATGGCAATCAAATGCGGTATTGACGGCGCCGTGGTTCATCTTGTAAAAGAGATAAAAAAACTTTCCCAGCCGGTAGCTGGCGATGTGGAGAAGATTCGCCAAGTCGGGACCATTTCGGCCAACTCTGATACTGAGATTGGCAACAAGATTGCCGAAGCGATGGGAAAGGTCGGCAATGATGGTGTTATTACGGTGGAAGAATCTCGAACGATTGAAACGACGCTTGAAGTGGTCGAGGGCATGCAGTTCGACCGCGGCTATGTGTCTCCGTATTTTGTGACCGATCCCGACAATATGGAAGCTGTTCTGGAAGACCCGGTGATCCTGATTCATGACAAGAAGATTTCCACCATGAAGGACCTTCTGCCGATTCTGGAAAAAGTTGCGCAGATGAGCCGGCCGCTTCTCATCATCTCCGAAGATATCGAGAGTGAGGCCCTGGCGACCCTGGTCGTCAATAAGCTTCGGGGCACCATCAAGGTGGCCGCCGTTAAGGCTCCCGGTTTCGGTGATCGCCGAAAAGAAATGCTGGGCGACATTTCCATTCTGACCGGCGGCAAGGTCATCTCCGAAGAGCTTGGGTTCAAGCTTGAGAACACCGTCGTTTCCGATCTTGGCTCCGCCAAGAAGGTTACGATCGACAAGGAAAAAACGACCATCGTCGAGGGCGGCGGTAATACCAATGATATCAAGGCCCGTATCGGCCAGATTCGGAAGCAGATTGAAGACACCACGTCCGATTACGATCGCGAGAAACTCCAGGAACGTCTGGCCAAGCTGGCCGGGGGTGTTGCGGTAATCAATGTCGGCGCGGCCACCGAGACCGAAATGAAGGAAAAGAAAGCGCGTGTCGAGGACGCTCTTCATGCCACTCGCGCGGCGGTTGAGGAAGGCATTGTTCCCGGCGGCGGTGTTGCCTTCCTGCGTGTTATGGATTCATTAAACAGTCTGAAGTTCAGCACCGACGAGATGGTTGGTGTCAATATTATCTGCCGTGCTCTTGAAGAGCCGATCCGGATGATTGCCAGCAATGCCGGTGTCGAGGGCTCGATCGTCGTCGATAAGGTCAAGAGAGAAAAGGGCGCCTTCGGTTATAATGCCGAAACTGATGTCTATGAAGACCTGATCAAGGCCGGTGTCATTGATCCGACCAAGGTCACCCGTACCGCTCTTGAAAACGCGGCTTCAATCAGCGGTCTGCTTTTGACGACCCAGGCCATCATTACCGATAAGCCTGAAGATGAAAAAGCGTCTGCGATGCCCGGCGGCGGTATGCCCGGCGGCATGGGCGGAATGTACTAA
- a CDS encoding butanol dehydrogenase, with amino-acid sequence MQNFTFYLPTKLIFGQGEIDKIGVEAKQYGDKALIVTGKRSASQFGIVNRVTDKLEQEGIAAIVFDKIEPNPRSSTIDEAADLVRKNKINLIIGLGGGSPMDAAKGIAAAAAMNVPVWDLVYHGQPVPPKITKALPIIEIPTLAATGSEADAGGVITNWEKHEKAIIGGPILFPKVSIIDPELTVTVPRDYTIDGAIDIICHVIEGFFTGVEETPIQDHFSLAIVKTVMDYLPKVLKKPDDIGARAQLSWASAIALSGMVNSGRGGPFPLHAMEHALSAHYDISHGRGLALLLPRLMTYTYRSRPEKYALMARELFDVYPGLSDIEQAEAAVMGMINFLKSVDRYITMTDIEIDDSKFEQMADDTLRIYSHGTGYLDNPKPLYKQDIVKIFEMSMAGLP; translated from the coding sequence ATGCAAAATTTTACTTTTTATCTGCCCACCAAACTCATTTTCGGACAGGGCGAAATTGATAAGATCGGAGTTGAGGCCAAACAATATGGTGACAAGGCCCTGATTGTTACCGGCAAACGGTCCGCCTCGCAATTCGGAATTGTCAATCGCGTAACCGACAAACTCGAACAGGAAGGCATCGCGGCTATTGTCTTTGATAAAATTGAGCCGAATCCGCGCTCATCGACTATTGATGAAGCGGCCGATCTGGTCCGTAAGAACAAGATTAACCTGATCATCGGACTCGGCGGAGGCTCACCGATGGATGCCGCCAAGGGTATCGCGGCCGCCGCTGCCATGAATGTTCCCGTTTGGGATCTGGTTTATCACGGACAACCGGTCCCGCCAAAAATCACCAAAGCTCTTCCGATTATCGAAATCCCCACCCTGGCCGCAACCGGCTCCGAAGCCGACGCCGGTGGTGTCATTACCAACTGGGAAAAACATGAGAAAGCAATAATCGGCGGCCCTATTCTTTTTCCAAAGGTCTCGATAATCGACCCGGAACTGACTGTCACCGTTCCGAGAGATTATACTATCGATGGCGCTATCGACATCATCTGCCATGTAATAGAAGGCTTTTTCACCGGTGTCGAGGAAACCCCGATTCAAGACCACTTCTCCCTTGCTATCGTGAAAACCGTCATGGATTACCTGCCCAAAGTGCTGAAAAAACCTGATGATATCGGCGCGCGCGCGCAATTATCCTGGGCCTCGGCTATCGCCTTATCCGGCATGGTCAACTCCGGCCGCGGCGGCCCCTTCCCGCTTCATGCCATGGAACACGCCCTCTCGGCCCATTATGACATTTCTCACGGGCGCGGTCTGGCGTTACTCCTGCCGCGGTTAATGACCTATACTTATAGATCACGGCCGGAAAAATATGCCCTGATGGCCCGCGAGCTGTTCGATGTCTATCCCGGTCTTTCAGATATAGAACAGGCCGAAGCGGCGGTCATGGGCATGATTAACTTCCTGAAATCGGTCGATCGCTATATTACCATGACTGATATCGAAATTGACGATTCCAAATTCGAGCAAATGGCTGATGACACGCTGAGGATTTATTCGCACGGAACCGGTTACCTGGATAATCCCAAGCCGCTTTATAAACAGGATATTGTCAAGATATTCGAGATGTCGATGGCCGGCTTGCCATAA
- a CDS encoding Glu-tRNA(Gln) amidotransferase GatDE subunit E: protein MSKNDFELKNYALLKSLGFKCGLEIHQQLNTKNKLFCHCPVGLTGAPHDAEILRHMRPTLSELGEYDGTALMEFKTKKNVIYRLYRERTCTYEMDDTPPFLVNQEAVDIAIKLALLFNCKIVDELHVIRKQYLDGSIPTGFQRTMIIGIDGWVPFKGKKIEISQVNLEEEACREVSDIGHCIVFATDRLSIPLVEIITGADMKDPGEAAEVCRLLGNAMKVTGLVRRGIGTVRQDVNVSITGGDRVEIKGVHKVGNIPDLTASEAYRQQGLLELKNIFREHFPKPGEIPYDEAVFTLNFSGTANQIGRRLESDHPLKVVGLKLPRMVDIISYMLQPGRDFGFELSGRVRVIACIDTRPNLFFYSQREKYDIPEELWNNVVDELKPERGDDIVLICGPSEDITTAINEIKIRISELASGVPNETRQDIKDGTTDFERILPGPDRMYPDTDHPPVRIAGERVDALRTAVGEPLWEKHRRWSELGLHEEQVKALSLSRFADLFDRLAKECSDKEYSGYLKKMAHICTGLFVGLRRRGYDLTKCDTLHLSKIIKGSFNGNWSYNKLKQILILAADGIIDTEASEMTLTDDEFNAAWKSSLTEFAGRNSNNSKDKFRRYFAGKLLARYTDVRDILTRIDARLASTSSLS, encoded by the coding sequence ATGAGTAAAAATGATTTTGAATTAAAAAACTATGCCCTGTTGAAATCACTGGGATTTAAATGCGGGCTGGAAATTCACCAGCAGCTTAATACAAAAAATAAACTGTTTTGTCATTGTCCCGTCGGGTTGACCGGCGCCCCCCATGACGCTGAAATTTTGCGGCATATGCGGCCGACTCTCTCGGAACTGGGGGAGTATGACGGCACCGCCCTGATGGAGTTCAAGACCAAAAAAAATGTCATTTACCGGCTTTATCGCGAACGAACCTGCACTTATGAAATGGATGATACGCCTCCCTTCCTGGTCAATCAGGAGGCGGTCGATATCGCCATAAAACTGGCCCTCCTGTTTAACTGCAAAATAGTCGATGAACTTCATGTGATTCGAAAGCAGTACCTTGACGGCTCCATCCCGACCGGCTTCCAAAGGACCATGATAATTGGAATCGATGGCTGGGTCCCCTTCAAAGGAAAAAAGATAGAGATTTCGCAGGTCAATCTTGAGGAAGAGGCCTGCCGGGAGGTTTCCGATATCGGCCATTGCATTGTCTTTGCCACCGACCGACTGTCAATTCCGCTGGTGGAAATTATCACCGGTGCCGACATGAAGGATCCCGGTGAAGCGGCCGAGGTCTGCCGCCTGCTGGGCAATGCCATGAAGGTTACGGGGCTCGTTCGGCGAGGCATCGGAACCGTCCGCCAGGACGTCAATGTCTCCATTACCGGCGGCGACCGGGTCGAAATCAAAGGTGTACATAAAGTCGGCAATATTCCCGATCTCACCGCCTCTGAAGCATATCGCCAACAGGGATTATTGGAGCTGAAAAATATCTTCAGGGAGCATTTCCCCAAACCGGGTGAGATACCTTACGATGAAGCCGTTTTCACTTTGAATTTCAGCGGCACCGCCAATCAGATAGGACGACGATTGGAAAGTGACCATCCCCTCAAAGTGGTCGGATTGAAACTGCCCCGAATGGTGGATATTATATCATATATGCTCCAGCCGGGACGGGATTTTGGCTTTGAGCTGTCGGGACGAGTCAGGGTCATCGCCTGTATCGACACCCGACCCAACCTGTTTTTCTACTCCCAGCGGGAAAAGTACGATATCCCCGAAGAACTCTGGAATAATGTGGTCGATGAACTCAAGCCGGAACGCGGCGATGATATCGTCCTGATTTGCGGACCGTCCGAAGATATCACGACCGCCATCAATGAAATAAAAATTCGTATATCCGAACTAGCCTCGGGTGTTCCCAATGAAACCCGTCAGGATATAAAAGACGGAACTACCGATTTCGAGCGCATCCTCCCCGGCCCCGATCGAATGTATCCGGATACCGATCATCCCCCGGTCAGAATTGCAGGGGAAAGAGTCGATGCTCTCCGGACCGCCGTGGGCGAACCCCTGTGGGAGAAACATCGCCGCTGGTCGGAGCTGGGTCTCCATGAGGAACAAGTTAAGGCGCTCTCGCTGTCACGCTTCGCCGACCTGTTCGACCGGCTGGCCAAAGAGTGTTCGGATAAAGAATATTCCGGTTATCTGAAAAAGATGGCACATATCTGCACCGGTCTTTTCGTCGGGTTGAGACGCCGGGGATATGACCTCACCAAATGTGACACGCTGCACCTTTCCAAAATTATCAAAGGTTCCTTCAACGGAAACTGGTCCTATAATAAACTGAAGCAGATTTTGATTCTGGCGGCCGATGGCATCATTGATACCGAAGCCTCGGAAATGACTCTCACCGATGATGAGTTTAATGCGGCCTGGAAAAGTTCGCTGACGGAGTTCGCGGGCAGGAATAGCAATAATTCCAAAGATAAATTCAGGCGGTATTTTGCGGGAAAATTGCTTGCAAGATATACTGATGTCAGAGATATTCTGACCAGAATAGATGCCCGGCTGGCATCAACATCTTCATTGAGTTGA
- a CDS encoding S9 family peptidase, whose product MTSVGNTLKDAYTTMKPKGTAMRTNDIKIKVTLTILALLVGLAIGSCGDSKTSLSFPETPVRTVVDTLHGVEIADDYRWLEDGKSPEVKKWADEQDKYCRQLLGEYAGRKDLEASIEKLMKIGSMNSPAVYGGKYFYMKRIGDENHAILYMRRSPEGPTETVLDPNAFSTDGTVALDWWYPSTDGGLMAYGKSAGGTENSTLFLMNIDSRKMLKDTIPFTDAASIAWLKDNSGFYYTRYPAPGTVPEGDEVYYRRVYFHKIGSDYYSDPLIFGEGRDKTEWLTVQISPDDKHLIIGAYMGWSKCDLFLKNLAGGGDFMQITDGEEAIHTVFPLNDAMYIFTNYQAPRYRIMKADYNRPKLKEWKVLVPEKESIMESFTIAAGNIVVIGLQNAASKASIYGLDGTFKNDIALPAIGSIDTYYEHSLGAEPGGKDLLFAYNSYFIPPSIYRYQFDTGELTVFDEIKTDLDLTQFEVEQVWYPSKDGTKVSMFLTHRKDIKLDGGNPTLVYGYGGFNSNEKPYFSRTMTLFLSKGGVYAHTQLRGGGEYGEEWHRAGMLENKQNSFDDMIAACEWLIANKYTSSQKLIIEGGSNGGLLVGAVLVQRPDLMKAVVCSRPLLDMLRYQKFLIGSLWVPEYGSADDSTQFEYLYEYSPYHHIKKDVSYPAVLLQSADNDTRVDPLHAYKMAAALQAATASNEPILLRIQRQTGHGQGAPQRIIIEELVDEWSFVYWQLGL is encoded by the coding sequence ATGACCTCGGTCGGTAATACCCTGAAGGATGCTTATACGACAATGAAGCCGAAAGGGACCGCGATGCGAACCAATGATATTAAAATAAAAGTTACCTTGACCATTTTGGCGCTGTTGGTCGGTTTGGCTATCGGCAGTTGTGGTGACTCGAAAACATCTCTATCGTTTCCGGAAACCCCAGTCAGAACCGTGGTGGACACTTTGCATGGAGTGGAGATAGCCGATGACTACCGTTGGCTCGAGGATGGTAAATCTCCCGAAGTGAAAAAATGGGCCGACGAGCAGGACAAATACTGCCGGCAGCTCCTGGGTGAATATGCCGGGAGAAAGGACTTAGAAGCCTCAATTGAAAAATTGATGAAAATCGGGAGTATGAACAGCCCGGCTGTTTATGGCGGGAAATACTTTTATATGAAGAGAATCGGCGATGAAAACCATGCTATTTTATATATGCGTCGTTCTCCCGAAGGTCCGACTGAAACTGTCCTCGATCCGAATGCTTTCAGCACCGACGGCACCGTCGCGCTGGACTGGTGGTATCCTTCGACCGACGGCGGTCTTATGGCTTACGGGAAATCCGCCGGCGGGACCGAAAACAGCACCCTCTTTCTGATGAATATAGACAGTCGGAAAATGCTTAAGGATACGATCCCTTTTACCGATGCGGCGAGTATCGCCTGGCTGAAGGATAACAGCGGATTTTATTACACGCGCTATCCCGCTCCGGGGACGGTTCCCGAGGGGGATGAAGTCTACTATCGGCGAGTTTATTTTCACAAAATCGGTTCCGATTATTATAGCGACCCGCTGATATTCGGCGAGGGCCGCGACAAAACTGAATGGCTCACGGTTCAGATTTCGCCTGATGACAAGCACCTGATTATCGGCGCTTACATGGGCTGGAGCAAATGCGACCTATTCCTGAAGAATCTTGCCGGCGGGGGCGATTTCATGCAGATTACCGACGGCGAAGAAGCGATACACACGGTATTCCCCCTGAACGACGCCATGTATATTTTCACGAATTATCAGGCACCCCGCTATCGGATTATGAAGGCGGATTATAATCGTCCCAAATTGAAAGAATGGAAGGTGCTTGTTCCCGAAAAGGAATCAATTATGGAAAGCTTTACCATTGCGGCGGGAAATATTGTCGTGATCGGGCTGCAAAATGCCGCCAGCAAGGCATCCATATATGGTCTCGACGGGACCTTCAAGAACGACATCGCTCTTCCGGCCATCGGTTCGATCGATACTTACTACGAGCACAGTCTGGGGGCCGAGCCGGGGGGCAAAGATCTGTTGTTTGCCTACAATTCTTATTTTATACCTCCGTCCATTTATCGATATCAATTCGATACCGGGGAATTGACCGTCTTTGATGAAATAAAAACCGACCTCGATCTGACACAATTCGAGGTGGAGCAGGTCTGGTATCCATCAAAAGACGGCACGAAAGTTTCGATGTTTCTCACTCATCGCAAAGATATCAAACTTGACGGCGGCAATCCGACCCTGGTCTATGGCTACGGCGGTTTTAACAGTAATGAGAAGCCGTACTTTTCACGGACAATGACACTGTTTTTGAGCAAAGGCGGGGTTTACGCACATACTCAGCTTCGGGGCGGCGGCGAGTATGGCGAGGAATGGCATCGGGCCGGGATGCTGGAAAACAAGCAAAACAGTTTTGATGATATGATTGCCGCCTGCGAATGGCTGATTGCGAACAAATATACCAGTTCGCAAAAGCTGATTATCGAGGGCGGCAGTAATGGCGGTCTGCTGGTCGGTGCGGTTCTGGTGCAGAGGCCGGACCTGATGAAGGCGGTTGTCTGCTCTCGGCCGCTGCTGGATATGCTTCGCTACCAGAAGTTCCTGATCGGCAGCCTCTGGGTTCCGGAATATGGCTCGGCTGATGATTCCACACAGTTTGAGTATCTTTATGAATATTCGCCCTATCACCATATCAAAAAGGACGTAAGCTACCCGGCGGTGTTATTGCAAAGCGCCGACAACGACACCCGGGTCGATCCGCTGCATGCCTACAAAATGGCCGCGGCGCTTCAGGCGGCGACGGCTTCAAATGAGCCGATTTTGCTGCGGATCCAGCGCCAGACCGGTCATGGCCAGGGAGCCCCGCAGAGAATTATAATCGAAGAATTGGTGGATGAGTGGAGCTTTGTTTACTGGCAACTGGGGCTGTAG
- a CDS encoding glycosyl transferase: protein MILSVIMPLYNEESTAAQIIEKVLGLKLDLELIIVNNGSTDNTSAVISQFQNRNNVRIIEKSRNIGKGDGIIEGLKHAAGRYTVIQDGDLEYDPEDIIRMTRLAEQEKALVVFGSRILNPGAGISYKRYLWGGKLLTFLANLLFRVNITDESTCYKMIRTDILKAMKLESRKFEFCPEVVAKLGRNEITIHEIPISYMPRNFEQGKKIRWIDGLEAIWTLIKYRLKPFSKISIKIDQ from the coding sequence ATGATTCTTTCTGTAATAATGCCTCTCTACAACGAGGAATCGACCGCCGCCCAAATTATCGAAAAGGTTCTCGGCCTCAAGCTGGATCTGGAGTTGATTATTGTCAACAACGGTTCCACGGATAACACCAGTGCCGTCATCAGTCAATTCCAGAACAGAAACAATGTCAGAATCATAGAAAAATCCCGCAATATCGGCAAGGGTGATGGAATCATAGAGGGGCTGAAGCATGCCGCCGGCCGATATACCGTCATCCAGGACGGCGATCTCGAGTATGATCCCGAGGATATTATCCGGATGACCCGGTTGGCCGAACAGGAAAAAGCCCTGGTCGTCTTTGGTTCCAGAATCCTCAATCCCGGAGCCGGGATATCCTATAAACGATATCTATGGGGCGGGAAGTTACTGACATTCCTGGCCAATTTGCTTTTCAGGGTGAATATTACCGATGAATCGACCTGCTATAAAATGATCCGTACCGATATTCTTAAGGCCATGAAACTCGAAAGCAGAAAGTTCGAATTTTGCCCCGAAGTGGTGGCCAAACTGGGAAGAAATGAAATTACGATACATGAGATTCCGATTTCCTACATGCCCAGAAATTTCGAACAAGGGAAAAAAATCAGATGGATTGACGGCCTCGAAGCCATCTGGACCTTAATTAAATATCGCCTTAAACCGTTTTCCAAGATTTCGATTAAAATTGATCAATAG